Below is a window of Sulfurimonas sp. DNA.
AAGTGTTGATGAGATTAAAGCTTTAGGCGATAGTGCTTTAGTTATCTCAATAGGAGATTCTGTTAAGAAAGCCGGTGAGAAATTCTTAGAAAAAAATGAAAAAACAACACATATGCATTTTGATACTGTAAGTGGACTCTTAAAAGCAGATGATTTTTATAGACAGATAATGGAGTTTAAAAAACTATCAAAACCAAGCCCGAGTGTAGTTAGATGGAGAAAAAGACTTCAAGATGCACTGCTTGATACACATTTTGCCATAGGCGGTACAAAAGTAGTTATCGCTTTAGAAGCGGATGAAGCTTTAAGTGTTGCAACTACCATTATCGAAGCTGGTGCAGATGTTAAGACAATTGTAATACCTACAAAAACAGATATTTTAGACGAGCTAGACTGTGAAATAATTATTGGTGATTTTGAAGATGTAGAAAATGCACTTGATGATGCTGATCTTTTAATTAGCAATTTTCACGGTGAAAGAATTGCTCATAAACATAAAAAAGCACTTATCTTAAGAGGTTTTCCAAACTATGAGATTGTAGGAAACCAAATGATTAACGACACTTTATATGAAGGTTCATGTTATCTTCTTTTTGAGATTGCAAATACAATGAACAATCATAACCATGGAGCACACTAATGAATTTCGATATTTCAAAGCATACATTAAATCATGAAGAGATGGATTCACATCACAAAGATTTTATAGACATATATAACTCACTTGAAGATGAATCTCAAGAGAGTTACAAAAATGTAATGATTAAAATATTAGAACAAACTAAAGTACATTTTTGTCATGAAGAAGAGTTGATGAAAGAGAATAACTATCCTAGACTTAAAGAACATTCTGATGAGCATAAAAAAGTGCTTTATGAGATGGAGTATTTTATAAACGGTTCAAATACGATGATTGGCAAAAAAATTTTAAAATCATATTTTAAAGAGGGTCTGCCAAATTGGTTCAATTCACATCTTTTAAGTATGGACAGCGACCTTTCAAGTTTTTTAAAACAAAGAAAATGTGCATAAGTTTCTAGGGAACACTATAT
It encodes the following:
- the nifN gene encoding nitrogenase iron-molybdenum cofactor biosynthesis protein NifN; its protein translation is MNKPLQINPIKLSQPMGALLCFLGIKNCMPLMHGAQGCASFSKVFFTRHFSDPIAIQTTAVNDITAVIDGGDYSISEAIKNITKKVQPDLVGLFTTGITETKGDDIKGATFLLKDQQLMTYVHTPDFEGGLESGFAKSIEAIIEQLVEPKDNINTNKALLIPNVNLTPIEVEKIKEQISMFGFETFALPDLSESLDGHLGLKQGALSSGGISVDEIKALGDSALVISIGDSVKKAGEKFLEKNEKTTHMHFDTVSGLLKADDFYRQIMEFKKLSKPSPSVVRWRKRLQDALLDTHFAIGGTKVVIALEADEALSVATTIIEAGADVKTIVIPTKTDILDELDCEIIIGDFEDVENALDDADLLISNFHGERIAHKHKKALILRGFPNYEIVGNQMINDTLYEGSCYLLFEIANTMNNHNHGAH
- a CDS encoding bacteriohemerythrin, which codes for MNFDISKHTLNHEEMDSHHKDFIDIYNSLEDESQESYKNVMIKILEQTKVHFCHEEELMKENNYPRLKEHSDEHKKVLYEMEYFINGSNTMIGKKILKSYFKEGLPNWFNSHLLSMDSDLSSFLKQRKCA